One region of Betaproteobacteria bacterium genomic DNA includes:
- the uvrC gene encoding excinuclease ABC subunit UvrC, whose protein sequence is MPFDPKPILQQLPNLPGVYRMKNAAAEVIYVGKARDLKKRVSSYFTKQHASPRTALMVSHIEGIDTTVTRSESEALLLENNLIKSLAPRYNVLFRDDKSYPYIMVTGHAFPQIRFYRGAHVKPNRYFGPFPSAWAVRDTINHLQKVFKLRTCDNTVYAHRSRPCLLHQIGRCSAPCVGLIDAQEYARDIQNAELFLQGKENEVLETLSTKMESASAELHFEKAAAYRDQIRTLQRILTKQFVESSSDRDVDVIAAVEISGTWCVNLVMVRGGRHLGDKSFFPGNAADADLHTVADAFIAQHYASQLPPPKIMLDGEFDKAEWEETLSETASRQVRVVTHPSGEGKVWMGMAIKNACFSIEQRLADKASQEMKLAAMQEALGMEQVQRIECFDISHTMGEATVASCVVFDRGAMQSSEYRRYNIVGITPGDDYAAMRDALTRRYQKLAEQLDDEALPRPRPDLILIDGGKGQLGVAEEVMTDLGLADIALVGVAKGEDRKPGLETLIIGLSRAELHLEKDNPGFHLIQQIRDEAHRFAVTGHRARRAKKRNTSRLEDISGVGPKRRKALLAQFGGLQGVASASVDDLTKVDGVSKALAEIIYNGFH, encoded by the coding sequence ATGCCCTTCGACCCCAAGCCGATTCTGCAACAACTCCCAAATCTGCCGGGCGTCTACCGCATGAAAAACGCGGCTGCGGAGGTAATTTATGTCGGCAAGGCGCGCGATCTCAAGAAGCGAGTGTCTTCCTATTTCACCAAGCAGCATGCCAGTCCCCGCACGGCGCTGATGGTCTCTCACATAGAGGGCATTGACACCACGGTTACGCGTAGCGAGTCCGAAGCGCTGCTGCTGGAAAATAACCTCATCAAGTCGCTGGCCCCGCGCTACAACGTGCTGTTCCGAGACGACAAGAGCTACCCCTATATCATGGTAACCGGTCATGCCTTTCCGCAGATCCGCTTCTATCGCGGCGCACACGTCAAGCCCAATCGCTATTTCGGCCCGTTTCCGTCCGCTTGGGCTGTCAGGGACACGATCAATCACCTGCAAAAGGTTTTCAAGCTTCGCACCTGTGACAACACGGTTTACGCGCATCGTTCGCGTCCCTGTTTGCTGCACCAGATCGGGCGGTGCTCGGCCCCCTGTGTGGGACTGATCGATGCGCAAGAGTATGCGCGCGATATCCAGAATGCCGAATTATTCCTGCAAGGTAAAGAAAATGAAGTGCTGGAAACGCTGAGCACCAAGATGGAATCCGCTTCAGCCGAGTTGCACTTTGAAAAGGCGGCGGCCTACCGGGACCAAATCAGAACGCTTCAGCGAATCCTGACCAAACAATTTGTTGAGTCGAGCAGCGATCGTGATGTCGATGTGATTGCCGCCGTGGAAATCTCCGGCACCTGGTGTGTCAATCTGGTCATGGTTCGCGGCGGTCGCCATTTGGGCGACAAAAGCTTTTTTCCGGGCAACGCCGCGGATGCCGACCTCCATACGGTCGCTGATGCATTTATCGCTCAGCATTACGCGTCACAATTGCCACCGCCAAAAATCATGCTCGATGGGGAGTTTGACAAGGCTGAATGGGAAGAAACGCTGTCGGAAACTGCTTCAAGGCAGGTTCGCGTCGTGACACATCCGAGCGGTGAGGGCAAAGTATGGATGGGAATGGCCATCAAGAATGCCTGTTTCTCCATCGAGCAACGCCTTGCCGACAAAGCTTCGCAGGAAATGAAACTTGCCGCAATGCAGGAAGCACTGGGCATGGAGCAGGTCCAACGTATCGAGTGTTTTGATATCAGCCACACCATGGGAGAGGCCACTGTCGCATCGTGCGTGGTGTTCGATCGTGGCGCCATGCAGTCTTCTGAATACCGGCGGTACAACATCGTCGGCATTACACCGGGAGATGACTATGCTGCAATGCGCGATGCGTTGACGCGACGCTATCAAAAACTCGCTGAACAGTTGGACGACGAAGCGCTGCCGCGACCAAGGCCTGATTTGATCCTGATCGATGGCGGCAAGGGCCAATTGGGTGTGGCTGAAGAAGTCATGACCGATCTTGGGCTGGCGGACATCGCGTTGGTGGGTGTGGCCAAGGGCGAGGATCGAAAGCCCGGCCTGGAAACGCTCATCATAGGCCTAAGCCGAGCTGAACTGCATCTTGAAAAAGACAATCCGGGCTTTCACCTTATTCAGCAGATTCGCGATGAAGCGCACCGTTTTGCAGTCACCGGACATCGCGCCAGGCGTGCAAAAAAACGAAATACTTCGCGGCTGGAGGATATCTCAGGTGTCGGCCCTAAGCGCCGCAAGGCCTTGCTGGCACAGTTTGGTGGCCTTCAGGGCGTGGCGTCGGCCAGCGTGGATGACCTGACAAAAGTCGACGGTGTCAGCAAGGCGCTAGCCGAAATAATCTATAACGGCTTTCACTGA
- a CDS encoding uracil-DNA glycosylase, with amino-acid sequence MTKKKLPRTPASTASYDPDCRACPRLATFLDDVRDDHAGYFCLPVPPFGVGKPRLLIVGLAPGLHGANRTGRPFTGDHAGILLYETLHRFGFATGSVSISADDALRLKDCRITNAVKCLPPQNKPLPVEIRACNHYLQNEIANLPPATAILALGTVAHDAVLTALGLKSAHCKFVHGAGHSLPNGQTLFDSYHCSRYNTNTRRLTEEMFHAVFAGIRKFLT; translated from the coding sequence ATGACAAAGAAAAAACTGCCACGTACGCCCGCTTCAACGGCGTCTTATGACCCCGATTGCCGTGCCTGCCCGCGTCTCGCAACGTTTCTCGATGACGTGCGCGACGATCATGCGGGATATTTCTGCTTGCCAGTACCGCCGTTCGGAGTTGGGAAGCCGAGATTGCTGATCGTCGGGCTCGCTCCCGGGCTTCATGGCGCAAACCGTACCGGCCGACCGTTCACTGGCGATCATGCGGGCATCTTGCTGTATGAAACGCTTCATAGGTTCGGCTTTGCCACCGGGTCCGTGTCAATCAGCGCTGACGATGCTTTGCGATTGAAAGACTGCCGCATTACCAATGCCGTCAAATGCCTGCCACCACAAAACAAACCGCTGCCCGTCGAAATCCGCGCCTGCAACCACTACTTGCAAAATGAAATAGCCAATCTGCCGCCCGCGACTGCCATCCTGGCGCTGGGCACGGTTGCCCATGACGCCGTGCTCACGGCGCTAGGCCTGAAATCCGCGCACTGCAAATTCGTGCACGGCGCCGGTCACTCATTGCCTAACGGCCAAACGCTTTTTGATAGCTACCATTGCTCTCGCTACAATACCAACACGCGGCGACTCACCGAAGAGATGTTTCATGCGGTGTTTGCCGGTATCCGCAAGTTTCTGACCTAG
- the efp gene encoding elongation factor P, whose product MKIAQELRAGNVVMIGKDPMVVQKAEYNKGGRSAAVVKLKLKNLLSNSGTESVYKADDKFEVVNLDKKECTYSYFQDPMYVFVDSDYNQYEVEADNMGDALNYLDDGMPCEVIFYDGRAISVEMANSVEREIETEPAVRGDTSGKVLKPARIKPTNHVVNVPLFCESGDRIEIDTRTNEYKRRV is encoded by the coding sequence ATGAAAATCGCTCAAGAACTCCGCGCCGGCAATGTCGTCATGATCGGCAAGGACCCAATGGTGGTCCAGAAGGCTGAATACAACAAAGGTGGCCGCAGTGCCGCCGTCGTGAAGTTGAAGCTGAAAAACCTGCTCTCCAATTCCGGCACGGAATCTGTGTACAAGGCCGACGACAAATTCGAAGTGGTCAATCTCGACAAGAAGGAATGTACTTATTCCTATTTTCAGGACCCGATGTACGTATTCGTGGACAGCGACTACAACCAATACGAAGTCGAAGCCGACAATATGGGTGACGCACTCAATTACCTCGATGACGGCATGCCATGCGAAGTCATTTTTTATGACGGCCGCGCCATTTCCGTGGAGATGGCCAATAGCGTCGAGCGAGAAATCGAGACCGAGCCGGCTGTTCGTGGTGACACCTCCGGCAAGGTACTGAAACCCGCACGTATCAAGCCAACCAATCACGTCGTCAATGTTCCGTTGTTCTGTGAAAGTGGCGACCGTATTGAAATCGACACGCGCACCAACGAATACAAGCGTCGCGTTTGA
- the earP gene encoding elongation factor P maturation arginine rhamnosyltransferase EarP yields MTSPPFQQSSPFTCDIFCRVIDNYGDIGVAWRLARQLATEYGVTVRLIVDDLISFQKLFPAVVPDLAEQSVEGVAVVFWCDTLNLSSASDLIIEAFGCELPPSYLAQMTYRETRPVWINLEYLSAESWVENHHLLPSPHPILPLTKFFFFPGFTPRTGGLIRERDLIAKRDTTALSPNANMLHVLIFGYDWAPAEALLVAIAQTNKHISCSVADGGLGQKLKHWRGTPGKNTPGAAPDVEFHIVSFVAQDKFDYLLWHQDVLFVRGEDSFVRAQWAAKPFVWQVYPQAHGVHLIKMDAFLGRYCAGLAAPVEAAVRELWRAWNDPNTQEIGPVWAAFVDQLPVLNAHAKRWAHHLSEMPDLASNLLSFYGKNVKI; encoded by the coding sequence TTGACCTCTCCGCCTTTCCAGCAGTCGTCGCCGTTCACTTGTGACATCTTTTGCAGGGTCATTGATAACTACGGCGATATAGGTGTTGCCTGGCGTCTGGCACGTCAGCTTGCCACGGAATATGGGGTGACGGTCAGGTTGATCGTCGATGACCTGATCAGCTTTCAAAAACTGTTCCCCGCCGTTGTGCCGGATCTGGCGGAACAGTCGGTTGAGGGGGTCGCCGTTGTTTTTTGGTGTGACACACTGAACTTGTCGAGTGCGTCTGACCTGATCATCGAGGCGTTTGGTTGCGAGCTACCTCCATCGTACTTGGCGCAAATGACATATCGCGAGACGCGGCCGGTATGGATTAACCTCGAATACCTCAGTGCCGAATCGTGGGTGGAAAATCATCATCTCCTGCCTTCGCCACATCCAATTCTGCCTTTGACCAAGTTCTTCTTCTTCCCAGGTTTCACACCTCGCACCGGTGGGTTGATTCGTGAAAGGGATTTGATTGCCAAGCGCGATACAACTGCGTTATCACCAAACGCGAATATGCTGCACGTGCTGATTTTTGGCTACGACTGGGCACCCGCAGAAGCGCTGTTGGTTGCGATAGCACAGACGAACAAACACATTAGCTGCAGCGTTGCGGACGGCGGTTTGGGGCAGAAACTCAAGCACTGGCGCGGAACACCAGGCAAAAACACGCCAGGAGCCGCGCCAGACGTAGAGTTTCACATTGTTTCCTTCGTCGCCCAGGATAAATTCGATTATCTGTTGTGGCACCAAGACGTGTTGTTCGTCCGCGGAGAAGATTCTTTTGTGCGGGCCCAATGGGCCGCGAAACCTTTCGTCTGGCAAGTCTATCCGCAGGCACATGGCGTCCACCTGATCAAGATGGACGCATTCCTTGGCCGCTATTGCGCCGGGCTGGCTGCACCGGTCGAAGCTGCCGTCCGTGAATTGTGGCGGGCGTGGAATGACCCAAATACGCAGGAAATCGGGCCCGTTTGGGCGGCGTTCGTCGACCAGTTGCCGGTGTTGAACGCGCATGCGAAGCGTTGGGCGCACCACCTGTCGGAAATGCCCGATCTGGCATCCAACTTATTGAGTTTTTACGGAAAAAACGTTAAAATTTAA
- the nagZ gene encoding beta-N-acetylhexosaminidase: MELPLGPVMTDVAGLVLSDDDIGRLQHPLVGGVILFARNFESPEQLKHLTASIHALRNPALPIAVDHEGGRVQRFRDGFTAIPPMRALGERWNQSPEDAHRIAEAVGYVIGAELISHGVDFSFAPVLDIDWGESGVIGDRAFHSRPEVISQLARALMSGLASTGMISVGKHFPGHGYVRADSHHEIPVDERAFEDIWNADMVPFRDLAGGIMSAVMPAHVIYPAIDDRPAGFSAKWLKDILRGRMEFDGLIFSDDLSMEGASVAGNITQRALAALNAGCDMALICNDPVKADEMLAGLTADGVTPTIDLSRRLQRIHTLSAAGNVDATHYEAARNAIAALGLD; encoded by the coding sequence ATGGAACTCCCCCTTGGACCGGTGATGACGGATGTGGCCGGATTGGTCTTGTCGGACGACGACATCGGGCGACTACAGCACCCTCTAGTGGGTGGCGTCATTTTGTTCGCGCGAAATTTTGAGTCGCCGGAACAGTTAAAGCACCTGACCGCCAGTATCCACGCATTGCGCAACCCCGCGCTGCCGATCGCGGTAGACCATGAAGGTGGTAGGGTACAGCGCTTTCGCGATGGCTTTACCGCGATTCCGCCCATGCGGGCGTTGGGGGAACGCTGGAATCAATCACCGGAAGACGCGCATCGAATTGCGGAAGCTGTCGGATATGTCATTGGCGCGGAATTAATTTCCCACGGCGTCGATTTCAGTTTTGCGCCAGTATTGGATATCGACTGGGGAGAATCAGGCGTCATTGGTGATCGCGCATTTCATTCGCGACCGGAAGTGATCTCGCAACTGGCCAGGGCATTGATGTCGGGCTTGGCGTCAACGGGCATGATCTCGGTGGGAAAACACTTTCCCGGCCACGGCTACGTGCGCGCAGACTCCCACCACGAAATTCCGGTGGACGAGCGCGCATTTGAGGATATCTGGAATGCAGATATGGTGCCCTTTCGCGATCTCGCGGGTGGCATCATGTCGGCCGTAATGCCGGCGCACGTGATATATCCGGCTATCGATGACCGGCCAGCAGGATTTTCGGCAAAATGGCTCAAGGACATTCTGCGCGGACGCATGGAGTTTGACGGACTCATTTTTAGTGATGATCTGTCGATGGAGGGCGCCAGCGTCGCTGGCAATATCACCCAGCGCGCCCTGGCCGCGCTGAATGCAGGCTGCGATATGGCGCTCATCTGCAATGATCCGGTGAAGGCGGATGAAATGCTCGCCGGCTTGACTGCTGATGGCGTCACGCCAACGATCGACCTTTCGCGGCGATTGCAACGCATACATACGCTGTCAGCCGCAGGCAATGTCGACGCAACGCACTACGAGGCGGCGCGCAACGCCATCGCAGCGCTCGGGCTTGATTGA
- a CDS encoding holo-ACP synthase, giving the protein MIHGVGTDLVSVKRIEDALFRFGDRFLHRVLSESEVTEYAQSSQPARFLAKRFAAKEAFSKAWGTGIGEAVGWHDVSVAHDARGKPLIAPSAALSEKFVKEHIVAAHISLSDENDHALAFVVLEK; this is encoded by the coding sequence ATGATTCATGGTGTTGGTACGGATCTGGTCAGCGTCAAACGCATCGAGGATGCCCTGTTTCGCTTTGGTGACCGGTTTCTGCATCGTGTCCTGAGTGAAAGCGAAGTCACCGAATACGCACAATCGAGCCAGCCGGCGCGTTTTCTGGCCAAGCGTTTTGCCGCGAAGGAAGCGTTTTCCAAGGCGTGGGGAACCGGCATTGGTGAGGCAGTCGGCTGGCATGATGTCAGCGTCGCGCACGACGCTCGCGGTAAGCCACTGATTGCGCCCAGCGCGGCACTATCGGAGAAGTTCGTGAAAGAACACATTGTGGCGGCTCATATTTCGCTTTCAGACGAAAATGATCACGCCCTGGCCTTTGTCGTACTGGAAAAATAA
- a CDS encoding pyridoxine 5'-phosphate synthase, giving the protein MIELGVNIDHVATIRQARQTYEPDPVWAAVEAHLGGADGITVHLREDRRHIQDADVRRLRELTHIKLNLEMAATDEMVNIACALKPEMAMLVPEGRHEVTTEGGLNIVGQEDRLKAAVAHLTDAGIVCSVFIDAELRQVEAAYRIGAKVCELHTGPYAHAFYEKGRDAESVAVLAELEKIRLAGKAIRDAGMRFNAGHALNYTNVTPLAAIPGIRELHIGHAIISRSVFVGLREAVQEMKRLMVEAARR; this is encoded by the coding sequence TTGGCGTCAACATCGACCACGTCGCCACGATCCGGCAGGCGCGGCAAACCTACGAACCCGATCCAGTGTGGGCGGCGGTGGAAGCGCATCTGGGCGGTGCTGATGGAATTACCGTGCATCTGCGTGAGGATCGTCGGCATATCCAGGATGCCGACGTGCGGCGCCTGCGCGAACTCACCCACATCAAGCTCAATCTGGAAATGGCGGCGACCGATGAAATGGTGAATATTGCGTGTGCGCTCAAGCCCGAGATGGCGATGCTGGTACCGGAAGGCCGCCATGAAGTAACGACGGAAGGTGGTCTGAATATTGTTGGCCAGGAAGACCGGCTGAAGGCGGCGGTTGCTCACCTGACCGACGCCGGTATCGTTTGCAGCGTTTTTATTGACGCGGAGTTGCGGCAGGTGGAAGCTGCCTATCGTATAGGCGCGAAAGTGTGCGAACTGCACACCGGGCCCTATGCGCATGCATTCTATGAAAAAGGGCGCGACGCGGAAAGTGTTGCCGTGCTCGCGGAGCTTGAGAAGATTCGCCTCGCGGGCAAAGCCATCCGCGATGCAGGCATGCGATTCAACGCCGGACACGCGCTCAACTATACAAACGTCACGCCGCTTGCCGCGATACCAGGCATTCGTGAATTGCATATCGGCCATGCCATTATCAGCCGGTCGGTTTTTGTCGGGTTACGCGAGGCAGTGCAGGAAATGAAGCGCCTGATGGTGGAAGCGGCGCGACGATGA